In Miscanthus floridulus cultivar M001 chromosome 8, ASM1932011v1, whole genome shotgun sequence, the sequence TTTTAGAAGCTTTTATGGAGAGATGGATTAAGTGAGTCCTCACTTTGAAGTTTTAACTGAGGGATTGTCAAGATCAGACAGAGTTGAGTCACCATTTTTTCCTTCAGTGAGCTGGAAGCCACTGTAGTATCGAGTATATTTAGTATAGGCTATCGGTACCTTCTTTTATTTTGCATAAGCCCTGCTTTTACTGaaagaatagagagtggctgctgGGAAAACCAGCTTACAATCTAGCACATCCAACACAAGCTACTCATCCAAACAATCAACCACAAATGCTAAACTCTCCTCTCTTAAACTGCACCCCTCCATAGTCTAACAAAATACCCCAGCACCCAAAAGGAAACCAGCCACAAAAGTACTCCCTAGAAAAGAGAAATTACAATTGAGGCCTTCCTGAGCCAAACACAACTAGCACAGCAAAACACTAAAAGACTGATCTTCAACTTCCTAATTCGTCAATCAGATAGGATATCCACATCTTCACAGCATCCCTGTCTTCAGCATCTTGACAGGCCTTCCTTGAGCTTCTCCAGAATTCCTTCCATGAGTTTCAGCTGCGCCCCCTTCATTAGGATCTTCCAGTGCTGAAGAAAACCAAAGACTTTATAACTAATTTCTTTCGGGCTCTTAATAATATGATTTGAGAAAACTAAATCATTCCGAGTTCTCCACAGCGACTAAGAGTTGGTTGCCATGATCTTGATAATCACCATGCTCCACTTATTACTACTACCCGGAGTTGTGAATTTACTCTCAAAATCCCCTCTATCTACTGGGATTGAGTCCCACCCTAGGCTATCTCTAATCCAACACCAAACAAAAATGGCCAGGCGGCATCTGAAAAGAAGGTGATCAATAGTCTCATTCTTTCCGCATAAGCTGCAATCTTTAGCCTCTTTACAATTTCTTTTTTTGAGTTGTTCAGTGGTCTGTACTCGTTCATGAGTTACCATCCAAAGGAAAATTTTAATCTTCAACGGTAACTTGGTTTCCCAAATGTCCTTCAATTCTCAAGTCAACTATTCCTGGAAAAGTGACCATCTTATAAACTGATTTAGTAGTCAAATTACCAGACTTCTCAAGCATCCACACAACTGTATCTGTCCTCTCAGTCAGACTAATCCCCTCTAACATAGTCATCATCTGTTCCCATTCTTCCACCTCCTTATTCCCTAAATTTCTTCTTAGAGACAAATTTCACTCTCTTTGTGCTAAATTTGCAAGTGACCCTCCCTGGTCCAGGGAATCCTGTACAGGTTTGGATATAGAGTCATTAGCGACCTTCCTCAATGCACACATCTTCCCAAAATCTTGTCCGTTACCCACACTCAACTATCATCCCTTTGCCTCTCTCATACCAAGGTTTAACTGCATGAAGACCTTGCCAAAATTGAGATCCACCTATGCTGTGTGATTGACTAAAATTCTTGCCGTGAAGATACTTGGCTCTGAGTAGCCTCATACACATACTGTCATCTGCACTGTCTAGCCTGAAAATCCATTTGCATAAAAGAGCTGCCTTCATGGCCCTAGTGTCAATGAAGCCTAAACCCCCAAATTCTTTGGGTTTAGCCAGAGCCCCCCACTTAACCATGTGATACTTCTTTTGTTTCCCACGACCTCCCAAAAGAACCTTCCTCTATCTGAATCAAACCTCTCCTTTAACCAGTAGAAACCCATTGTATACATAGGAATGCTTGACAGGCTGGTGTTAATCAAAATAGATATGCCCCCGTAGGAAAAATGCTCACACTTCTAAGATTTTATGCATGATCATCTTTGCATCCGCCACAGTATTAGTGATGTTTGAACTTTTCATTTGTTCTGGCAAATTAATTTGATTTACCTTAGAAACATAGATGCTTTCTTTAAAAACTTTTTTACAATGCTATTTAACTGTCTCCCTTTCATATTTCAGGAGTTGGTCCTTAGAGATAACAAACTTACAAGGATTCCTGATGCTGGCATATTCAAGGGTCTTCTGGTGTTCGATGTATCTTTCAATGAGATAACTTCCTTGACTGGTCTGTCCAAGGTTTCCAGCAAATTGAAGGAACTTTATGTTTCAAAAAATGAAGTTGCAAAGATGGAAGAGCTTGAGCATTTCCATGCGCTGGAAATTCTTGAacttggtagcaacagattacggGTAAGAATTTCAGAGTAAATTGCATATGACTCCTGGTGACTGCATGTTGTCTGGATGGTCAGTGAATAGAGCCATATGTAATGCTTCATGCTGTATGTAATTTGTTTATATCTAGATACTGTTATTTCCTACAGCCTTACAATGTTTTATCTCGTTTCAGGTAATGGAAAATCTTGAAACCTTGACAAATCTGCAAGAACTGTGGTTGGGAAGAAATCGAATTCGAGCTGTCAACTTGTGTGGTTTGAAGCTAATTAAGAAAATAAGTTTGCAAAGCAATAGATTGACTTCAATGGATGGGTTTCAGGTACTCTATCATAACTTCCCTGTTCGCCTGTTGTAGTTGCTGCATGGTAATATATCTGTTTTGCAACTCAGGAATGTACTGCGTTAGAGGAGCTGTACCTCAGCCATAATGGAATTCAAAAGATGGAAGGCCTCTCTACCTTGCAGAACCTCTGCATTTTGGATGTTTCATCTAACAAGCTAACCACTATAGAAAATATCGAAACCTTAACCAGGTAAATGATACCATGTGTCTTATAGCCTTTTCTTCTCAGAGTAACAAAATTAGTAGAAACagctattctaagaatgaagggcgggcctggtgcaagcggtagagtattaccgcctgtgaccggaaggtcccgggttcgagtcgcggtctcctcgcattgcacaggcgagggtaaggcttgccactgacacccttcc encodes:
- the LOC136476117 gene encoding protein phosphatase 1 regulatory inhibitor subunit PPP1R7 homolog; protein product: MASGEGVVGQLSGAASGEAEAKMETEEEREGPVLYLDLTSYQLHDLSEAEIPPTLEEIDLTANRLSSVDPRIGQLPRLRKLSFRQNLLEDNAVVPLSSWETIAGLQELVLRDNKLTRIPDAGIFKGLLVFDVSFNEITSLTGLSKVSSKLKELYVSKNEVAKMEELEHFHALEILELGSNRLRVMENLETLTNLQELWLGRNRIRAVNLCGLKLIKKISLQSNRLTSMDGFQECTALEELYLSHNGIQKMEGLSTLQNLCILDVSSNKLTTIENIETLTRLEDLWLNDNQIPSLDGIETALAGSREKLTTIYLERNPCAKTPDYSSTLKKIFPKLEQIDSDIIA